One stretch of Drosophila gunungcola strain Sukarami unplaced genomic scaffold, Dgunungcola_SK_2 000169F, whole genome shotgun sequence DNA includes these proteins:
- the LOC128265886 gene encoding LOW QUALITY PROTEIN: cilia- and flagella-associated protein 58-like (The sequence of the model RefSeq protein was modified relative to this genomic sequence to represent the inferred CDS: inserted 1 base in 1 codon), with the protein MHGFDDASIDAYGGYLEVLIPANFFGTVPLVLYSEPDVTKLNFNRLDHWQRMDFFNISSGDGGEKNQISLKTSQVNDLTEKLHEKQREVHSFKKQLESVHSEKMMLQRNLENTTQERDNFRILQSKSGHQIQQLTTEISANEVKINSLNLKVEHLNNYIKELLSELKNKENLVAGLRKDMREMKTKNEMLAKTISNDEXKFMKIGHELEEMRKERNLVGLQMVRRNDEIVAIKEKLQIAQNALDNGTTQYNQRVEDIRLLKKEISNLHTESECLKHAIKSTADMRKEIVRLQRALNQERIRIRALTEDARTPTGVHRWRILKGEDPKKFELLEKLQVVQKRALKQSIENSNVKSKLSEAQKTNETLKRMLSHMPTVEVKHKLVVQQ; encoded by the exons ATGCACGGATTCGACGACGCTAGCATCGACGCATATGGAGGAT ATCTTGAAGTCCTAATTCCAGCGAACTTTTTTGGCACAGTTCCGCTGGTGTTGTACTCTGAGCCTGATGTCACAAAGCTGAACTTTAACCGTTTGGACCACTGGCAGAGAATGgattttttcaatatatcTTCTGGTGACGGTGGCGAGAAGA ATCAAATATCTTTGAAGACCAGTCAGGTTAATGATCTTACTGAAAAATTACATGAAAAACAACGGGAAGTGCatagttttaaaaagcaattggAGTCGGTACATTCTGAAAAAATGATGCTGCAACGCAATTTAGAAAATACAACGCAGGAGCGAGATAATTTTCGAATTCTTCAATCC AAATCTGGTCATCAAATTCAGCAATTAACTACAGAAATAAGCGCTAAcgaagttaaaataaattcattaaatttaaaagttgaaCATCTTAATAATTACATAAAGGAACTGTTATCTGAgctgaaaaacaaagaaaacttaGTTGCTGGCTTACGCAAAGATATGAGAgaaatgaaaactaaaaatgaaatgttaGCGAAGACTATATCAAATGACG ctaaatttatgaaaattggTCATGAATTGGAGGAAATGAGAAAAGAACGTAACCTAGTTGGATTGCAAATGGTACGACGCAATGACGAAATTGTCGCTATAAAGGAAAAACTTCAAATCGCTCAAAATGCCCTTGATAATGGAACAACACAATATAACCAGCGTGTAGAAGATATAAGATTACTTAAGAAAGAGATTTCTAATCTTCACACAGAAAGTGAGTGTTTGAAACACGCTATTAAAAGTACTGCTGACATGAGAAAGGAAATCGTTCGCCTGCAGCGTGCACTTAATCAAGAGCGCATACGTATCCGAGCTCTAACTGAAGATGCGAGAACACCTACTGGAGTTCATCGGTGGCGTATATTAAAAGGGGAAGATCCAAAGAAATTCGAATTGCTTGAAAAATTGCAAGTAGTGCAGAA gCGCGCCCTAAAGCAGTCAATAGAAAATTCAAACGTTAAAAGTAAACTGTCTGAGGCTCAAAAGACTAATGAAACTCTTAAGCGCATGCTATCCCATATGCCTACTGTGGAGGTAAAGCATAAACTAGTAGTGCAGCAG